One genomic segment of Bradyrhizobium prioriisuperbiae includes these proteins:
- a CDS encoding ferredoxin family protein, whose amino-acid sequence MPLAASHTTVPVVVDDAKCIADKGCTVCVDVCPLDVLRISDMTGKAYMAYDECWYCMPCEADCPTGAVKVNIPYLLR is encoded by the coding sequence ATGCCCCTCGCGGCCTCGCATACCACCGTTCCGGTCGTCGTCGACGACGCCAAATGCATCGCCGACAAAGGCTGCACCGTGTGCGTAGACGTCTGCCCGCTCGACGTGCTGCGCATCAGCGACATGACCGGCAAGGCCTATATGGCCTATGACGAGTGCTGGTACTGCATGCCCTGCGAAGCCGACTGCCCGACCGGGGCAGTCAAGGTCAACATTCCCTATCTGCTCAGGTGA
- a CDS encoding HEAT repeat domain-containing protein: MAGPFESYDDLDDVDDRLNAADAGERRVAVISLGHSGDPAAVAHLDRMTADPDPGVRQQVALALGEFDGPEAAAALAKVVVDPEQAVSQAAADSMAELKDPASADAILPLVGHTHAFVRMAVLRALKELRRKDSLKPALDALRDTDAAVRVQAVGVIGFLKLEEAVPALTSATGDSDSHVRRAAVSALAFSHVKPATDSIIRALSDVDWMVREIAAETVGTSAHGAQAADPLIKALADDYWQVRLKAVRSLGKMKVVRAVPPIGACIDHPQANLRKEAAAALGEIADLSGEPFLRPIVDDPDPEVRKNARWAMQQILANKASLGA; encoded by the coding sequence ATGGCCGGACCTTTTGAAAGTTACGACGATCTGGACGACGTCGACGATCGCCTGAACGCTGCGGACGCCGGTGAGCGCCGGGTCGCGGTGATCTCGCTGGGACACTCCGGCGATCCGGCGGCGGTGGCGCATCTCGATCGGATGACCGCCGATCCCGATCCCGGCGTGCGCCAGCAGGTGGCGCTGGCGCTGGGCGAATTCGATGGTCCCGAGGCCGCCGCTGCGCTTGCCAAGGTGGTGGTCGATCCGGAACAAGCGGTGTCCCAGGCGGCTGCCGACAGCATGGCGGAGCTGAAGGATCCCGCCAGCGCCGATGCCATTCTGCCGTTGGTCGGTCACACGCACGCTTTTGTGCGGATGGCGGTGCTGCGTGCCTTGAAGGAGCTGCGGCGCAAGGATTCGCTGAAGCCGGCGCTCGATGCGCTGCGCGACACCGACGCCGCTGTGCGGGTTCAGGCGGTCGGCGTGATCGGCTTCCTGAAGCTGGAGGAAGCCGTGCCGGCGCTGACGTCGGCCACAGGTGATTCGGATTCCCACGTGCGCCGCGCTGCGGTCAGCGCGCTGGCGTTTTCGCACGTGAAACCGGCGACGGACTCGATCATCCGCGCGCTGTCGGACGTGGACTGGATGGTGCGCGAGATCGCCGCCGAAACCGTCGGCACCAGTGCGCATGGTGCGCAGGCCGCCGATCCGCTGATCAAGGCGCTGGCCGATGACTACTGGCAGGTGCGGCTGAAGGCGGTGCGCAGCCTTGGAAAGATGAAGGTGGTTCGCGCGGTGCCGCCGATCGGCGCATGCATCGATCATCCCCAGGCCAACCTGCGCAAGGAAGCCGCAGCGGCGCTGGGCGAGATTGCCGATCTGTCGGGTGAGCCATTTTTGCGGCCGATTGTCGATGATCCCGATCCCGAGGTTCGCAAAAACGCGCGCTGGGCGATGCAGCAGATCCTGGCCAACAAGGCGTCGCTGGGCGCCTGA
- a CDS encoding nitronate monooxygenase, whose product MGSADHLARFRDRLRLPLIAAPMFLVSGVDLMVAACHNGVIGSFPTANCRSADQLDGWLTDIESQLKRSADESGVAAAPLCPNLIVHHSNPRLADDLAVLLRHTPEIVITSVGSPAPVVQPLHDAGALVLADVASIRHAERAVAAGADGLVLLTAGAGGQTGWLNPFAFVRAVRQFFEGPIVLAGGISDGHALRAAQALGCDLAYMGTRFIATRESLADPRYKEMLVTSSADDILLTRAFTGLQTNMLRPSIVAAGLDPDNLPERGGIDIARDIDVGARDTKPKRWRDIWSAGHTTSGVSDIPSVADLVSRTVAEYGAR is encoded by the coding sequence TTGGGTTCGGCAGATCATTTGGCGCGATTTCGCGACCGGCTGCGGTTGCCGCTGATCGCGGCTCCGATGTTCCTGGTGTCCGGGGTCGATCTGATGGTGGCGGCTTGCCACAATGGCGTGATCGGCTCGTTCCCCACCGCCAATTGCCGCAGCGCCGATCAGCTCGATGGATGGCTCACCGATATCGAAAGCCAGTTGAAGCGAAGTGCTGACGAGAGCGGTGTTGCAGCGGCGCCGCTGTGTCCGAACCTGATCGTCCATCACTCCAACCCGCGGCTTGCCGATGATCTGGCGGTGCTGCTGCGCCATACTCCGGAAATCGTCATCACCAGCGTCGGTTCGCCCGCGCCGGTGGTTCAGCCGCTGCATGATGCCGGCGCGCTGGTGCTGGCCGACGTCGCCAGCATTCGCCACGCCGAGCGCGCCGTGGCCGCGGGCGCGGACGGGCTGGTGCTGCTGACCGCCGGCGCCGGCGGGCAGACCGGCTGGCTCAATCCGTTCGCTTTCGTGCGCGCTGTGCGGCAATTCTTTGAGGGGCCGATCGTGTTGGCCGGCGGCATCAGCGACGGCCACGCGCTGCGTGCGGCGCAGGCGCTGGGCTGCGATCTCGCCTACATGGGCACCAGGTTCATCGCAACCCGGGAGAGTTTGGCGGACCCCCGTTACAAGGAGATGCTGGTCACGAGCTCGGCCGACGACATCCTGCTGACCCGCGCCTTCACCGGCCTGCAGACCAACATGTTGCGGCCTTCGATCGTGGCGGCGGGGCTCGATCCGGACAACCTGCCCGAGCGGGGCGGCATCGACATTGCCAGGGATATCGACGTCGGCGCCCGCGATACCAAGCCCAAGCGCTGGCGCGACATCTGGAGCGCCGGGCATACCACGTCGGGTGTTTCCGATATCCCGTCCGTCGCCGATCTCGTCAGCCGGACGGTCGCCGAATACGGCGCGCGCTAG
- a CDS encoding DUF3016 domain-containing protein — MSAIRIILFGTMALMLMLRPVSAGVAVHFADLQQYNSSDFGSATPQATLSELAGHLQKLGARLLKPNQTLRIDILRVDLAGMIEPFGTQQIRVMRDSTPPRIRLRYTLSQGRRVLQRDEETISDINYLMNSSRASSGGRLYYEKEMLTDWFRRRFAAS, encoded by the coding sequence ATGTCCGCGATCCGGATCATCCTTTTCGGCACGATGGCGCTGATGTTGATGTTGCGTCCCGTATCGGCCGGTGTCGCCGTCCACTTCGCCGATCTTCAGCAGTATAACAGCAGCGACTTCGGCAGTGCTACGCCGCAAGCCACGCTGTCCGAACTCGCCGGCCATTTGCAAAAGCTGGGCGCACGCCTGTTGAAGCCCAACCAGACCCTGCGCATCGACATCCTGCGGGTCGACCTCGCCGGCATGATCGAACCATTCGGAACGCAACAGATCCGGGTGATGCGCGATTCCACGCCGCCACGCATCAGGCTGCGTTACACCCTGTCGCAAGGCCGCCGCGTCCTGCAGCGCGACGAGGAGACCATCAGCGACATCAACTATCTGATGAATTCGTCGCGCGCCTCCAGCGGCGGCCGGCTGTACTATGAGAAAGAGATGCTGACAGACTGGTTCCGCCGGCGTTTCGCAGCGAGCTAG